The Vanrija pseudolonga chromosome 1, complete sequence genomic sequence AGGTTCCGGAGGTCGTCCTTTCGCCTCCTAGGGCGAAGACTCCGGCTGTCGCTCGCGCAATTCGCACCAAGCCATCTAAGGCGTCAGTCTCGAGGCCGGGCACTGCAGCTTCGACGTACGAGGATGCCGATGACGAGAATGACGACGAGTTGCCTACCACGGCCAAGAAGACCCCAGTGAGTTATCGTGGCTCGTGTGTGACAAGTACTAACCCCCTCTTCCAGGGCATGCACCGTTCACGACTGCTGTCCAATGCCAGCGTCGCCGGTAGCACTCTTGGTGTCTCTACCAAGTCGTCTGCCACCACCCTTCTTAGCCAGGCCGACCGTATGGCTGCCAAGGCGTTAGGCATCAAGCCCACACCTGGTAACGTCAAGAGCAtccaggccgccgctgcagcaAAGAAGAAGGTACTGCAAGAACAATTCGTGCCTCAAACTCAAGCTGACAAGATCAAGGAGCAGGAACTTGTCGACCGCAAGGCTGAGATGCGTGAGAAGATTGAGCAGCGCCGTCTCGATGAGAAGCagcgcaaggaggccgaggagaaggcgaaGTTGGAGGAAgagcgcaagcagcgcctcgctgaggaggaggacaagcgtcgtcgccgcgccgaggccgatcAGCGtcgcaaggagcgcgaggagaagatgGAGCGCCTTGCCAAGGAGAAGGCTGCTCGTGAGGAGCGTGAAGCTGCGACTGCTCGTGCCAAGGTGAGTCGGCGCGCAGTACTGGCCTGTGATGCCACTGCTAATGCATCTCACAGcaagccgaggaggaggccgcgcggAAGCGCAAGATGGCCCCGCTCATCAACAAGAACATGGGTAGTAGCTCGATCAAGAGAGTCGCCGCCCCTGCTGCGGCTCCTCCGCCCAAGAAGGATCTTGCTTCTTCCAAGTCGACCTCGAACCTGCACGCCCAGTCCAAGATAGGCCCTACCTCCTTCCGTACCAACGATGAGCCCGCTCGTGCTCCCACAATTTCCCTTGTGGTTCCTCCGGCGCCTGCCGCtcaggccgagcgccgtcCTCTTGGTCCTCCTGCCCGCACTTCGACTGCTCAAGGACCTCACGGCACTCACACTGCCCAAGCTGGTCCCAGCAACGCTGCTGTGCTGCAGCAGTCTCGTGCTGCCCTTcaggcgcagctcgaccaGAAGGCTCTCGACATGGAGTCTGAAGCGATCGAGCTGCCCGACATTGCCTCGGAGTACTCTGATTCGGATGACTctgagaaggaggacgactTCAAGCGTCCCGGATGGGCTGGGACGCCCGAGCTTCGCAACGCTCTCAAGGCGCAGGCCAGCATCAACCCTGATGACCTGTTCGGCCCCATTCGTCCTCTCAACATGGAGGAGCTGTTCAACGCCAGGCAGGGCAAGTTCCGCGCGCGTACGAGTTCGGCCAACTGGAGCGGAGCCGACCGCCTCAccgagcaggaggagcgcgagtaTGCTCGCCGTATGGGCTTCCGACCGATCAATGCCCCGCGCGAGTCGAGACCAAGCGGATCGAACCGCTAACCAAGTGCTTGTTTTTGGAGTGTACCTGTGTGTTCCAAGGAGTAATGATGCATTGTATCCAACTGGCCACACAAGTGGCAGTCTTTGCCCTACAGAGTGTTTGTTTGCTGATGAGACACGAGTCGATAGTGTTACAATGGGGCCGCCttgcgggcggcgtcgcgggtATGGAagacaaggaggaggcctTCGTAGACTGTCCAAGCAATGGCACTGCTTGCAGCTTTGCGGGAGATGCGCAATGATGATCCGGAGAAGAAGCCCTTGAGGCCAGAGTCCTAGGAGGGTTAGCGAGGTCGTTCCCACGACTATCTTACCCTGTAGATGTGAGAGACGGCGCTGCCAATGTTGGGGttggcggccggcgcgacctgcATGCGGGTCTTGACGCAGTCTGCAGGGGAGGTGATGACCGTGGCAAGGACCGAGGCAGTCACGGCTAGGCATCAGCTCTATCCGACCCAGCTTGATACGCACCAGATCCCGAGTGGAGCGCCGCGTTGGGGATGCCGAGCTCtgggcggagggcgagggctcgTCCTGCCCGATGTCAGCTTGGCCACGGCCACTGCCACACCCATCACAACGTACCAGCCAGCTCCTTGCACTTCTCGTAGAAGACGACGTAGATGCCTGCGTAGGGCGCGTCGCGgactgccgtcgccgtgaaGCCTTGGAACAGGCCGCGGAAGCCAGCCTTGGACACAATGTCCCGGAAGGCGCCAGTCACGCTCCGGTACTCCTTGTACGCGTTGCtctgggcgtcagcttgcTCCTCTGGcagccacacccacctcgaaGCGTGCCTTGATGATCGTCACGGGGTTGAGCACGAACCCGACCGACGTGCGCGCGACTgcgccagcgacgaggtTGCCCGTCGCGCTGAGTTTGgacagcgccgagcgcttcttgccgtcggtgCTCTCCACCACGGTTTTGAAGAACGGCACCCGGCCGAGCTCGTACCGGATCGAGCTGAGCATGTAGAAGTAGATGGCGACGCCGGGGACATTGCTCGGGAGTCAGCCTGGTCAGCCGAGCACGACCTACCGAACCACGGTGGGCACTGTACCGCGCCAgaggccgcgcacgccgtctTCCGCAAGCACCTGGCGCACGACGGGCGTCAACCGGTGGCTAGAGTCAGCTGGGCCCATGTCGCGAGCAGGCGCACCTCTTCCGCCCCACATCGTACCCCTGCTGCAGGCGGGTcttgaggaggtcgagcggcTGGAGGCAGACGGCAGAGGTGAGGCCCGAGATGGCGCCCGAGAGGAGGTGGTGCTGCGCCTTGATGTCGGCCTTGGTGCGCACCGTTCCCATTGTAggcgggctggctgggccgGCGAGAGGGATAGGGGGATGGAagcgaggtggaggacgaCTGGGTGGTGCCGAAAGTCAAAGAGTCAAGAGTTTGCCTTGCCGGTGGTCGTCATCGCCCGGCCCGGCGGTCATTTTCCGCGGCAAgccaagcggcgcgagccGACTCGATCGTTGGACATTACATCACTCCCTCCCATGAACTTTGAGGTGGGTGAGCAGGTGAACGATAGCTGACAAGGCAGGACAAGAGCGCCAACACGGTCCagtcgctgctggcgctactgcgctcgacgcaggacgaggaggatgcgAGTGCAAGTGggagcgcagcgccgcctccgcgTCCACCGCAGCCTGCGGCGCAGCGCCCGTCAAGCTACCACCAGCACTgggcgccgcccgcagcaACGTCAAGTAGTagtagcggcggcggcgtgccgtcgTCCAAGGCCATCAGCGACCTGCTGGCCCAGCTTCAGCCCGACAAGCCAGAGCCGCCATCATCCGCGTTTGACGGCCCGCGCAAGGGCCTCATCGACCCCTTTGGGCCTGTCGCCTCCGAGCCAGCAGACAAaggcaagcgcaaggcgtcTGAcgtagcggcggcggacgaccCAGCAGAATGGTCGTTCAcacgctgcctgcctgtgctgaccgagctgctgcgcgacgacgagtttgtcAAGGAGGTCAAGAAGGTGCGTTacgggctggcggcgcgctgacGCTGGCCAGATGAAAGCCGACCAGGACGCGCTTGAGCGGCGGCTCTGGGCACGCATGGagaaggtcaaggccgaccaCGGGAAGAAGaacgcggccgagcgcgaagTGTGCGTGGGTGTCAAGGAcacgctgaccccccagGGCCAAGATCACGCGCAAGCCCGTGTCGGCGGACAAGCTCGCGCAGTGGCAGCGAGATCTGAAGCGTACGCTCGACGACTTCTTCACGACCCAAGTGCTCCCAGCGACGGacgggctcgcggcgcgccagcgcgaccgGCTGAtggagctcggcgtgcccgggctcgggcgcgcgccggcccacaCCGCGCCCGGTGCTGGGGAAgggagcgccgcgcgccccatcaaggtcggcgctggcgccagcgcggccgagcgcgagcgccgcgcgctcgagaaggagcgcaTCGTGCGCATTATGGGCGTGCTGGAAGGCGCTGTGGCCGAGCACTAGAGAGACACGGCACACTGTAGCTATATGAACCCAATGCATTGTACAACATGATGATAAAGGCGCGGGTATCGTCTAGTTCTGGGGTTGGTCAGCTGGTGCTTGAGGACGACACAGCAAAACTCACCTCACGCCACTGCCAGCCGCACTTGACGCACTTGCTGCCTGTTAGCTCTGCTGCCCCACAGTACACTTACTAGAAGGTCGTcatcggctcgtcggcggaCCGGATCTGCAGCTGGCGGAAGTAGGCGCGGTGGGACTCGCACTTTGGGCAGTCGGCTGGGCGAGTCAGCTCGGGatcaaggaggagggagcgGCCCACGCACCATCCGTCTGGTCGACGTTCTTCcacgcgtcctcgccgcccattacgtcgtcgacctgctTTCGCGCCAGGTGGGTACGCATCGAGATCTGCTGCGTGATGACCCATTGGTATGGGCACGTAGGGCAGACCCTGTGTGCgtgagcgagtgagcgagcgagcgggcgagcgagcctgTCTCAAGCagagaggagaggagggccGCGCGAG encodes the following:
- the LACBIDRAFT_191230 gene encoding Mitochondrial glycine transporter: MGTVRTKADIKAQHHLLSGAISGLTSAVCLQPLDLLKTRLQQGYDVGRKSHRLTPVVRQVLAEDGVRGLWRGTVPTVVRNVPGVAIYFYMLSSIRYELGRVPFFKTVVESTDGKKRSALSKLSATGNLVAGAVARTSVGFVLNPVTIIKARFESNAYKEYRSVTGAFRDIVSKAGFRGLFQGFTATAVRDAPYAGIYVVFYEKCKELAGRALALRPELGIPNAALHSGSAVTASVLATVITSPADCVKTRMQVAPAANPNIGSAVSHIYRDSGLKGFFSGSSLRISRKAASSAIAWTVYEGLLLVFHTRDAARKAAPL
- the rpc11 gene encoding DNA-directed RNA polymerase III subunit RPC10, whose translation is MLFCPYCANNLTIGDGEESPEKCWVCPTCPYQWVITQQISMRTHLARKQVDDVMGGEDAWKNVDQTDADCPKCESHRAYFRQLQIRSADEPMTTFYKCVKCGWQWREN